TTATTATCAGGacgtcccagtaagtctgtgaaaagcctccagttggtccaagATGCTGCAGCACTGCTGCAGTGAGAGCCACTTCAAAATGAATATGTTCAATGCCAGACATCATTATAAGCAACCTGTATCAGCCTATCCAACCTGGCACACTGAAGAGTGCGCAGGATGATGTGCTTCATCAGGCGTACAGTGCCTCGCTGGGCAGCACAGATTATCCCTGAGGTTTACAGagtgttattatttattattatatttatgttacGCTGCTGCATTACATTATCACTCTTTTTACAACTATTctgtcagaaaaaaataaaagtattaaagcCCTGTGGTCGACCTCTGAGGTCATGTGATGTCAGTGTAGAGGGGAACCTGCATGGGGTTACTGAGCTCGGGACAACTGTCGCAGGCATCTCCCACgccgtctctgtctctgtccgtctgcaTTGGGTTTGGCACCTTCGGACAGTTATCAAGAACGTTGGGAAtccctgcacagacacagacacaacacacacacacacacacacacacacacacacacacacacacacacacacacacacacacacacacacacacacacacacacacacacacacacacacacacacacacacacacagctgagacGTCTCACTCTGCCCAGTGTGTCTCCTTCAGTGTCTCACACAGATCAACCTGGACATAATGTGCTTTCCTCTCACCATCTCCGTCGATGTCCTGGTCGCAGGCATCTCCCTGTCCGTTGCTGTCGGTGTCCTTCTGGTCGCCGTTGGGGACATTGGGACAGTTGTCGCAAGCGTCTCCAAACGAGTCACTGTCTGAGTTCTGCTGGTCTTTGTTAGGAACCAATCGGCAGTTATCCTGAGGGACAGAGGACATGTGACCACATGGTATCTACAACACACTCTGTGGGCACATTTGGTTTTTGAGGGCGTCTTCTGGCTCACCTCCACGTTCTTGATGCCATCTCCGTCTGCGTCTTCGTCACACTGATCACCGATCCCGTCGTTGTCGGCGTCCTCCTGACCAGAGTTGGGCGTGAACACACAGTTGTCCTTGGGGacagggacagaaacagaatGTGATGTCACGGGTCACTGGCGTCCGTCACTCGTCTCCTCTGTGAGTCTCAcctttttacagtgtttgttgttgtccaTGCAGGGAAGAGAGCGGTCAGGATACCCGTCAATGTCCGTGTCCACGCCGCACGTGTTCCCGTTACCTGCCCATCCCACAttacactgcagacacacacacacacgtcaggaGTTAATGAAACCATGGCTTTGGGATCAGACTGACTGAGCCTCTGAGCCGGGCAGCAACCTCACCCTGCATGAAACCTCCCCGTTCCTCTCCATGGTGCAGTGGGCGTTGGTGTCACAGGGGTTAAAGTTCAACGCAGCGCAGGAATTCCTGGGGAAGCAACCTGACGTCTGGTTGCCAAGGAAACCAGGTCTACAGCCGCCACACTTGTATGAACCCTGAGAAAGTAAAGAGGTTTGATCCTctgtccaccagggggcagcgACTGACTACTGATCAGACtgtgtcagagaagaagaagaaagctcACCACAGTGTTGATGCAGACAGAGTTCGAGACGCAGGCTTCAGGGAGGTCGACACACTCATCAATGTCTACACActcctgaggacacacacacacacattgcatcatcatcatgtccctcatcagtttgtgtgtgtctttgtgtgtttctcacctgtttgtgtgtcttggCGTAGTCCAGTCCAGTACCAACCAGTGGCGCCCCCCACAGTCCAGGAGGACAGGGCTGACAGCTGAACCCCCTGATTGTGTTGACGCAGGCGTCAGGAGAGAAACATGGCTTCAGCTCGCACTGAGGGGCGgggttataataataatgataataatattacagTCATCAGGTTTGTACAAATTCATCACAAAGGTTGATTAACAAATTacgtagcttctgtatgatcGTGAGGGAAAGGTTACGATGGATATTAAGTGAATGTAAGTAGAGGAGATGGTTCAGTGatgaatgatagagacacagaggagcagtaaattacagACAGAGACATTAACAACTATAACAAATATTTTACGTCCAAACATGAAAAGACCTAAAGTGATCACACAAGGACACGTCCTCTGTGTTAATGCttatcttgttgttgttgttgtgtttgtgtcgacTCTTGTCTCGTTACCTCGTCGATGTCCTGACAGTGAGTCCCGTTGCCTCTCATTCCTGGCTTACAGGGTCCACAGGTGTATCCTGGGTAATCAAGACTGTCCACACAGGAGACGCCTTTATAACACGGGTTAGGAGAACAACGAGAGCGAGGCTCATggaaacctgcagagagagagactgtctTCAATCAGGTACTCAGTCGTCCACATGGTCCATGTCCATCAGGGCATCAGAGACTCACCACAAACCTGACATTCCAGGATGGTGTTTCTGATCAGAGACATCTCCTTCACCTGAGGACGAGACCATGAGACATCAACTCTACAGGTATGTCCACACTACTGATGTCTCACCTATCCTCTGATGTaatgtctgtctcacctgttcTCTGATGTCCTGTCTGTCTCATTTGTCCTCTAatgtcctgtctgtctcacctgtcaagTTTGTCTCACCTGTTCTCTGATGTCCTGTCTCAACTCTCCAAGGATCTGGTTGAAGATGAtgagctgaccaatcagagccttGGTGTGTTCACCTGagggatgacatcatcaaagcAACATGAAATTGATCCGttttgattaataaaaaaattatttaaattattgattaaaCTCACCCAGGATGGAGTTCATGTCCCCGACCACTGGAAGACAACAAGAAGACATCATGACTGACAGGTTGGACTGACTCCTGATTCGTTGGGTGGGTGTTAGGGGGCGGGGCCTCAATACCATGGCTccactttatatacagtcactgatcatctttatatacagtcactgatggtctttatatacagtcactgatggtctttatatacagtcactgatcgtctttatatacagtcactgatggtctttatatacagtcactgatggtctttatatacagtcactgatcatctttatatacagtcactgatggtctttatatacagtcactgatggtctttatatacagtcactgatggtctttatatacagtcactgatggtctttatatacagtcactgatcatctttatatacagtcactgatggtctttatatacagtcactgatggtctttatatacagtcactgatcatctttatatacagtcactgatcatctttatatacagtcactgatggtctttatatacagtcactgatcgtctttatatacagtcactgatggtctttatatacagtcactgatcatctttatatacagtcactgatggtctttatatacagtcactgatggtctttatatacagtcactgatcatctttatatacagtcactgatggtctttatatacagtcactgatcgtctttatatacagtcactgatggtctttatatacagtcactgatcatctttatatacagtcactgatggtctttatatacagtcactgatcctctttatatacagtcactgatcatctttatatagtcactgatcatctttatatacagtcactgatcctctttatacagtcactgatcctctttatatacagtcactgatggtctttatatacagtcactgatcctctttatatacagtcactgatggtctttatatacagtcactgatcatctttatatacagtcactgatggtctttatatacagccactgatggtctttatatacagtcactgatcatctttatatacagtcactgatggtctttatatacagtcactgatcctctttatatacagtcactgatcatctttatatacagtcactgatggtctttatatacagtcactgatggtctttatatacagtcactgatggtctttatatacagtcactgatcatctttatatacagtcactgatcatctttatatacagtcactgatggtctttatatacaaaACGACTGCCTCAGTCTTGTTAATGAGTGGGAGGGGCTAAAGGTGAATTCACCTGAGTTGTAGGCGGAGCCGTCTCCCTGGAACGGACAGTCAGTCAGAGCTCCAGCTTTAGCAACACTGCCTCCTAGAGCCAGTCTGAGGGACTCCACTGCACCCTGAGAGAAAGAGCTGTTTCAGCGATGACTTTTAAAAGTCAATCAATTATCATTGATTGTAAATCATCATTGATTTGTATAGATTGttgttaattattattgttggctAAATCTACTCCTGACAGAACCCACGTCTCTGACCTGTAGTCGGGCGTACGCCTTCTGTCCGTGTCTTATCTCCACCCACTCCGCCTCCCTGGGCAGAGGGACCAATGGCGGTAGACCCTGGCTGGAATCGGCTAATCGGCAGTTGACGTACAGCTCCATGTTCATGTTGTCGCGGTGAAGACCTCCGAGCCTCAGGATGATGGAGTGAGTCCGCCCGTCGGCCAGGTTGGCGTTCTGCAGGTTGACCGTGTGGAGCTTCCCATCGGCTCGGACGTAACGAACCAGGACTatgggaggagaagaagagtgaCGACGGAGGAGTTCTGACCAATCAGAAAACACGTGTTATTGAAGGACCCTTCCtacctcctttctttctttcattccccCCTCCTTTGCTTTTCctgccttccttccttccttcctaaCTGTGTCTATCCTCTTCACTGTTGTCATGCACACTGAAGTGTTTTGTCTCTTTGgagacatttgaataaaaacattttgaatgacCTTTATTGATTTTTCCCATGACGGCGAGCTCCAGGTACTTCCTGTTGTCCTGTTTGCTGTAGAGACCCAGCAGGACTCCGCCCAGCTTCGCCGGCAGCCGCAACGTCGAGACCACGTACACGTCACTGAGCGTGCTCAGCGCGGCCGACAGCTTCTCAACGGCGGCCGCGCTTTGTCTCGAGTCCTGAAGACCCAACACGTCGATCACTGAGGGGAGAGAAGTCATGTGATGagcagctgtttttgttttttaaattaatctaTCGACGAATCATTGTCACTCTACTCGCTGATGTTCAACGACACAGACCATTTTTGTCTACTCattgttgctatggttacaggTAAGAAAAACAggacgacctctgacctgcagcagctgaactgaTCACAGATCAATTATGTTATTGATGATGGATGACGGCGAAGCTGCAGGTCAAACGTCACAACACAAGGACCAATCATATTCAAGATTAGAACCATAGGTCAGCTGTGACGTCAGAGCAGCTGTCCCAATACTAAAATCAAAACAGATGTTTCCCGCGCctcggctgtcaatcaaatcCATTCATCGATCCTTCGATGATCGATCACTGATCGTTTCAAAATTAAGTTCTCACATAAGGGACCTGTTGTTTGTACTCGAGTACGGAATACTTCTCCACGTACTTCGTTACTTTGTAACGTAGTTAGGGTTCGGTGTCAGTACCTTGAACGTCCGGTGAGTCCAGAACTCCAGAGGCGAGAGGGACACACAAGAGGGACAGAAGCACCGGAAGCATGACGAGAGGAACCGGAGAACCGGAGACGAGCTCAGCAGAACCGGAGATAAGTTCAGCAGCAGGAGCGGAGAACAACCGGAGACGAGTTCAGCAGAACCGGAGAAAAGTTCAGCAGCCGAACCGGAGAACAACCGGAGAAAAGTTCAGCTGCCGAACCGGAGAACAACCGGAGACGAGTCGACCGAGCGGCAGCTGAGTCCGGGGACTGAGGACCGAGTAACGTGCGAGTTCACAAGACACAAACTACTGCTGCCGCTGGCGCGCGCTCAACTCTCCTCCACAGGGCTCGTGCGCGTGGAGTTATTAGCATAGAGCGCGCGACTGAAagtaaacgcacacacacaagatgaatGATAGGAAAGCTGTTTACTGTGACGTCAATATGGTGTCACTGTAATTACgtcaattattttattttattatttttaatactttaaacattttttgaagattttattttgaagtcagAGAGCTGAAGGGTCAGAGTCTCTGACCTGTGATCAGTCCTGCTGCGACCCACCAGAGGCGCCCCACCCACACGAGAGGGAACATGAGACTTTTCATTCGGTTATTTTCCCTAAAATGTTTGATTGAGTTCAACTGCACAAATAAAATCTAActatcaaaaacaaacaaagtcattatttttactatgtttgaaaaaacatgtttaaataggtataaatatgtatgtataaatgtttttgtttctttcagctTCATAAGTTTCagagtgaaaaatgaaatcaaagcaAAGAATTCTGTTATTAAGAGACTTAGTAAATGTCAGTTTATTTACACACAtaggttttattgttgtatgTGGTCTGAAATAAgcacaatgagtgtgtgtgtgtgcgtgcgcagtTTAAACTCTGCTGTAGTTTCCTGTGTCGACTCAcacttcactgtttgtttctcattCTGGAGCGTTGCCGTGGAAACCTGCATTTAATAgcaggtggggggtggggggctctGAGAACTCAACAGTTATTTAATTAAACCCTGAGGGGGGCGGTAGtcacgcacgcgcgcgcacacacacacacacacacacacacacacacattcctgtgtGATGGCGTCATGTGCAGCTGAACGTCTCCGGGGCCAAGACCCAGTcagggaaggtgtgtgtgtctgtgtgtgacagtgtttgtctgacataTGAATGTgtgaccttctatgtaaaaaGCCTTatgataatgtatattatgatttgatgctatacaaataaaattgaaaatctTCAGAACATTTTCACTCATGAGCCATGTTCCATCAGTCAGTGTTGATGCAGCTGGAGAACACGTCACTAAGAACCCTAACATCCACTGAAGGACCAGTAGAACCCTCCTGAAGGATGGGTATGAACTGTTCAAGGTTCTTGTCCTTCAGGAGATTCTAGAAACCTCCACCTACCACCTGAACCTTCTCAAGAACCTCTAGAACCCTGTCAACACTAAGTCTGACTCATTAGAGCCTCtgaaaaatccaataaaattcTAATAGAACCTGAAGAACCTCCTCAGTCACCATGACAACCTTCTAATGAACCTCTGGAACCTCGTAAAGAACCTGTAGagcaggggtcagcaacctaaGGCACGCATGCCATCATTGGCACGCGGcgccataatcattggcacacatgcgatttcttattaaagaaatgttcaaaggttttgaCGTCAtgcagcctgtattatttagcttgactgatgttaacacctcccagccactaggtgccagtaatgcgccataggctcgatgccaatcgccattaaataatacgaagaagaagaagcagcctCCCAGTTCCCCACATGAATCTCAGTGAGGTGCAGCCGCTCAGGTGTACTGGTGATGTCATGCCCGCTAGCTACAACTTTCCGCCCTCGTGGGCAGAAGACTGTGGCTTTGTGTTTcataaggaccgtgctgtgtgcacgttatgttttcaAAGTGTTGTGTGCAGAACGTCCAGCGCCACTTTGAAACATGgcacgaaagaagtttcaaagatcagggAGACAAGGGAGAATCCATcacgtgcagtgtccaggtatgagaAGCCAACTCTCTTTGCCAAAAACCATGCGACTGAAGCAAGCtttctgaatatgagtgtggttggttAATGAAAGACTTATTATTGcatcataatgagataaacatgtttctttaaagtgttgttctatatatagccaatatggatggaataaaatgacatgtctgttggaaatattaatgtggttcaataataaaacttaacataaaaaatgtttatggcacactaattaacaagaaGATTTCACATTGGCACAttttgtcaaaaaggttgccgacccctgctGTAGAGCCTTCTGTAGAATCTGCACAATGTTCTGACATGGAGCCCGGATCATCAAATCAGGTAAAGCAGCTTCCTTCATGGTGACCATCTTCAAAAagattggaaatgtttttaactaCTTCACTAACACGTTGTCGAgcctcatcttcttcatctcctcctcatcgTGGATCCTTATGTGACGCGATGAAAACGATTCAGCTCACTATCAGATGATAAAGCTGAAGAAACGTTTTATTTTATGAACAAatttattgtttcatatttttattctgttaaaggaagaaaatgagaaaaaaaaccagtGAGTTTCATCGTTGACGGGatcaaaaaaaatgtttttatctaaACAAAAAGTCGATCGTGTTTtggatcaaattaaaaaatgtaacagttaaaaagagaaaatgacccAAGTGACTGTTTCTTTAAGAATCACAGAATCATCGTTAATTAATTTACATTCGTCCAGGATGAGGATCTGTCTCCTGTCAAACATCTTGATCTCAACCTCCGTCCTTCATCACCCGTCTCCTTCCTCCTCGCGGCCTTGGGACCCGATGGTCTGCAGGTCCGGCGGCTCCTccagcgcctcctgctggacGTGTTGGATGGACACCATGCCGGTCAGGAGGGCGTAGCTCAGCATGGCGCCCAGAGCCACCAGAGCCGACAGGAACTGCTTCCTCCGCTTGTTGGGGACGTGGTCGAAGTCTCCACCTTCGGGCTGAGACGCCATCTTCTGATTGGAGCTCTCTAAAATGTAACATTGAGGACGTCAGCTGTGTGAAACATCTGGGagcacacaaacatctgtcctAAGACATCAGTGATGTCATTTCTGTTAACGTGGCTTCAGTTGACAAAAGCagcattttattgtgaaagggaCACCGGGAGCCTGGTCACACTCACCTCGGTCATCTCGGGGAAAGTAGAGCAGCAGGATGTTGGTGCAAAAGCTGCTCAGGTTGTCCAGTGACTTcagatgctgctgcagtttccCATTGGGCAGTTTGGATTTCAGGACCGGCGCCAAGTGACCGAACACGTAGGCATCCAGAGACGACGGCCTGCAGACGACACGCAGCACATTTAACGTGTAGATACTGAGAAAAACTTTAAACTGTCGTCTGATAATAGACTAAGCGCTGAATAACAACTACAGAGTTAAATCTGTTTATTCACAGAAtctaaaacaaatataaacgTCTAGTCAGCTCTGATGAGTCGTTCACTCGCTGAGAATCGGACGTCCTGTCGTCTTTCCCTCAAGTCATGTTGatcattgtgaaaatgttttcatgctctaatgttcagaatcCTGTTTCTCAGACTGTTCATCGCTGCAGCTCTCTAACAcctggttttagctcctgtctgctttgattggtcagctgctcaactctgttgtgattggtcagccgCTTTTCGTATGTGTAGTCAATTTTATATATATGCATAATAAACAGCAGCTAGCTTAGCACCTACACAATTGCTAGTCACAAaatgtgacatcatgatgatgaGGAAGTTTCCTCCATAAACTTTCCAGACCTTTAACTATTTAAAAcaccacaggaaacaaacactgaaaaacattCCATCTCCTTTAATGTTAGCGGCTAAGGTGGCGCCGCCCTGCTGGTTACAAAGAGTAAGACACCAGAACAACTTACGAGTCTCCGAAGAAGAACTTGTGTGAGCCGAGTCGTTGGGACAGCAGGTTCATACATTCTGTAGCATCACGATACAACTGAAAAACAACCGACAGGAAGAAAATATGAGAACCAGCCATTGAGAACAACTGCAGGGCGgccattttgatttgttttatttatctgatgaaacacattttaaaaaaacgtgTTAGGGAACAAACGCACTGGAACAACGTGCGAATATTCGCACGTTGTTCCAGGGCTTCGCTAGACCGTACGTTTATCTTTTCGAGTGTGTTTAGCCAGGaaagattcctttgatgtcttagatgTTGCGattccagcagcagcttgatttgttttcagaagGCGAAGAGGTATTGAGGATGACTACTGAGCGGCCACATGGCAGTCTGTAGACAGCCATACAGGCCAGTAGCCAGTTGGATTTATCTTTAGCCTTTGCGTTCGTTactatttttgtttgttgttttgctggcTGTTTGGATCGGCTCCCAAGAGtttggatctctctctctctctctctcaaattggcaaagtctctctctcaccaaccTGGATCATGTTGTAAACAtgcagcttttataaatgtctcTCTTGAGCCGGCAGCCAGCACTaggcacacattcaaaatgtctcggcaggaggaattttctagtttatattaatgttttatttcaaattgataaatatattattttgctTGTATTTAATATTGTTAGCATTCTGGCCCTTTAGGCCTCGAACCctaataatcataatttatcAAACTATTGAAATAGCTCCTACATAGATGCTGTGTAATTAGGCTGTTCTTCTAGTTATTCTCCCTTTTTAGAGTTTAGAACGACGACAGTTAAAAATGATGTTTTATAAACCTGCGCCCGTCGGATGAGGAACAGAAAATGCTCTTACTGTACCCacccttttcttttccccctttttaaaatttgtttttaattcttttaatataatatattttttatttgtttatttattcattattattactttgtgtgtatatatatctgtatgtgtatatacatataaatatatatagtgtgtattTGCTCTTCGGTGTGGTGTGCTGAATGTTGCGGTTTATGCAATTTTAAGTGTGCCACAGAATTATATCAGGgaatttgtaaatataaatatacatgcATACTTTCCtttggttttttattttgttgttttttctgttgtatgGGGTTCTTccttgtaaaaatgaaaaactcaataaacactgtttaaaaaactaaacaaatgttttactgaTTCTTGGAGGTCGGACATTCTTCAGactaaatgttttcttcataCTTCGTCACGTTTATGGTTGTTGAGAAGCTGCTTTAGTTTCCTGAACAGAATCACGTCAAgatgtttaaatgatttacaaacTGTCGACTTTAATGACCTTCCCTTTAACGctccctgacctttgacccttttcCAAAGTGGAAGCTTTGTTCCATACGAGCAGTTTTCCAACAGAGAGAACCACTGAGGAGTTTTTTCCTTTGCCTGTAAATGTTCCGACCACTTGAAGGATCAGCCTGGAAACACATGGAAACCATCAGGTCGTGTTGTATGTCACTGCGGCCAAACGCCGGCTCAGTGATTCAGTGAGCGATTCACTGCAGCTCGTGTCTCACGGCAGTAGAGTTTAGTTTCAGGTGAGAATCGTCCtcacctccttctccagctcctctccggCCTCCAGGATCTCTTCTCCTCGCAGCAGTCGCAGTTTCTCCAACTGCTGCCGCTGCATCTGTCCGGGCAGGAAGAAGTTCAGAGGGAAAGGCATGTGCTCTGCGTACCAGCGGCGAGTCACATCCACGTAGTTCTTTGGTTCGACCCAGAACGTGTAAATctacaaaagaataaaataaaaggatttGGATTAAAGACAGGACGAGTGTTTTAGATCCGAACACCAGACGAGCATCTCACCAGAGCAGGCGtcagcttctcctccatcagAGAGATGAACGCCAGACTGTCAGCACCTTCCTTCGCCGACAGATCGAAGTCTGCGTTAAATTTCTGAAAGTCACAAAtcacgttaaataaatgtttgtcaaagatgttatCACAAGAgcgtgtatgggcgggacctcaaTACCACAGATattgtgaggaagaggagaagcatTGTCTTTATATATGGTTCATCTTTATGTCTAGAATAAAAGTGAAGAGTAAGAAACAGAGGATTAACATGTGACgtgtgaggaggaaacatgaagaggaaaaacgacatgtgactgaagtgaataaaatataatgtgcaGCTGAGCGTGAAGCCGCAGGTTTTCTGCTCCTAGCTTCTTCAGCAGCTCTTCTCTCGCTGTGGTTTCTCACCAACCTACCGCAGCCAGCATACTGGGTAATgtgttccagctgcagctccagcagttGGCTCAGATCATCGGAACAAAGAGCAGTCACAGAGTGGACCGCTTACGTCCACACGACTGATTTGGAAACAGGACGTCGACTCTCAGcagtacacacatgaacacacacgttCTGTCCTTTAGGTTGCTTACCGAAAAAAACCACCCAGGTCGGTtgaagtaaatataaataaattcatcATCTACACGTGAGCTGGAAAAACTAACTGATAATTGTTTCATGAGAATGATTCATCCatcagaaaaaaattaaaatagttttttcaaacaaaaataaaaatttaacacataaaataaatgttaaattaaaagtccagtgtgtaagatttaggtgaaaggatctatcgttagaaattgaatatacaataatcctagtgatgttttcactggtgtttcatctaaattgtacaaattgttgttttctttactagAATGggcactttatatttaaataatttatatataaatactctttatttacatacactttttatttaagtattaaggagggggggtgaggtgaggggtattcagctgccacatgacacttcaccactaggtgtcactaaatcctacacactgaacgtTTAAAGCTGCCGCAgcttcacacatacacatcagtAAGGCTCCACCCCCtactcctccaaatatggttacttgTGGTTTCAAAAAACTGAGGCTTCAAAACAGAAGCTCACAAATCGACTTCACAGTGACGGTTGACAAATGTTTCCGTGTTTCctcaaaatacaacaaattccTGTTTCACTGTGAAATGTCGTTCAATAGCGCTAAGTTAAAAAATCGATCGATTCTCTGATTAAAATCGGTCTTCATTTAAACGATCCGATTTCAATTAATAAAAAGGAGGAAtgaatcttttaatatttgCCTTTTCCCATGAGTGAACCTATTTTACATAAGAACGGCAGCAACATTTTAGCCAATTAGCGAGTAAGCAAGTCGCTTCTCTCATTTCACACCTTCTGGAGACGGTGTTTACACTCACACGTTTGTACTTattgaggacactcattggcataatacatTCCTTAACCCCTAACCCCCAACACCAACTCTTATCCCTCCAACAGCCGattgaagaagtgaggaccaaatcaaatgtcctcactctttgggtctatgcttaaaatgcTCCTCACAAAGGAACAAGTACAGGAACACTAACCTAATACAATTATTATCATCCCATGTTTATCAGGCTGGTAACATAGTGTTCATATATTTAATAAcgcaccaagttagaggtttccttgttCAGTTTACAGATTTCCTTCTGAcaatttctttcatatccaagTAAAAtggtattgtacaatga
Above is a genomic segment from Hippoglossus stenolepis isolate QCI-W04-F060 chromosome 8, HSTE1.2, whole genome shotgun sequence containing:
- the thbs3a gene encoding thrombospondin-3a isoform X2, encoding MLPVLLSLLCVPLASGVLDSPDVQVIDVLGLQDSRQSAAAVEKLSAALSTLSDVYVVSTLRLPAKLGGVLLGLYSKQDNRKYLELAVMGKINKVLVRYVRADGKLHTVNLQNANLADGRTHSIILRLGGLHRDNMNMELYVNCRLADSSQGLPPLVPLPREAEWVEIRHGQKAYARLQGAVESLRLALGGSVAKAGALTDCPFQGDGSAYNSVVGDMNSILGEHTKALIGQLIIFNQILGELRQDIREQVKEMSLIRNTILECQVCGFHEPRSRCSPNPCYKGVSCVDSLDYPGYTCGPCKPGMRGNGTHCQDIDECELKPCFSPDACVNTIRGFSCQPCPPGLWGAPLVGTGLDYAKTHKQECVDIDECVDLPEACVSNSVCINTVGSYKCGGCRPGFLGNQTSGCFPRNSCAALNFNPCDTNAHCTMERNGEVSCRCNVGWAGNGNTCGVDTDIDGYPDRSLPCMDNNKHCKKDNCVFTPNSGQEDADNDGIGDQCDEDADGDGIKNVEDNCRLVPNKDQQNSDSDSFGDACDNCPNVPNGDQKDTDSNGQGDACDQDIDGDGIPNVLDNCPKVPNPMQTDRDRDGVGDACDSCPELSNPMQTDIDNDLVGDVCDTNQDTDGDGLQDSRDNCPDIPNSSQLDSDNDGLGDDCDHDDDNDGVLDDHDNCRLIVNPNQKDSDANGVGDVCENDFDNDAVVDLIDVCPESAEVTLTDFRAYQTVILDPEGDAQIDPNWVVLNQGMEIVQTMNSDPGLAVGYTAFNGVDFEGTFHVNTVTDDDYAGFIFGYQDSSSFYVVMWKQTEQTYWQPVPFRAMAQPALQLKAVKSGTGPGEFLRNALWHTGDTPGEVKLLWKDPRNIGWKDKTSYRWQLSHRPQVGYMRVKLFEGTSMVADSGVVIDTTMRGGRLGVFCFSQENIIWSNLRYRCNDTVPEDFKSHRKQVLMHIHV
- the thbs3a gene encoding thrombospondin-3a isoform X1, with product MLPVLLSLLCVPLASGVLDSPDVQVIDVLGLQDSRQSAAAVEKLSAALSTLSDVYVVSTLRLPAKLGGVLLGLYSKQDNRKYLELAVMGKINKELLRRHSSSPPIVLVRYVRADGKLHTVNLQNANLADGRTHSIILRLGGLHRDNMNMELYVNCRLADSSQGLPPLVPLPREAEWVEIRHGQKAYARLQGAVESLRLALGGSVAKAGALTDCPFQGDGSAYNSVVGDMNSILGEHTKALIGQLIIFNQILGELRQDIREQVKEMSLIRNTILECQVCGFHEPRSRCSPNPCYKGVSCVDSLDYPGYTCGPCKPGMRGNGTHCQDIDECELKPCFSPDACVNTIRGFSCQPCPPGLWGAPLVGTGLDYAKTHKQECVDIDECVDLPEACVSNSVCINTVGSYKCGGCRPGFLGNQTSGCFPRNSCAALNFNPCDTNAHCTMERNGEVSCRCNVGWAGNGNTCGVDTDIDGYPDRSLPCMDNNKHCKKDNCVFTPNSGQEDADNDGIGDQCDEDADGDGIKNVEDNCRLVPNKDQQNSDSDSFGDACDNCPNVPNGDQKDTDSNGQGDACDQDIDGDGIPNVLDNCPKVPNPMQTDRDRDGVGDACDSCPELSNPMQTDIDNDLVGDVCDTNQDTDGDGLQDSRDNCPDIPNSSQLDSDNDGLGDDCDHDDDNDGVLDDHDNCRLIVNPNQKDSDANGVGDVCENDFDNDAVVDLIDVCPESAEVTLTDFRAYQTVILDPEGDAQIDPNWVVLNQGMEIVQTMNSDPGLAVGYTAFNGVDFEGTFHVNTVTDDDYAGFIFGYQDSSSFYVVMWKQTEQTYWQPVPFRAMAQPALQLKAVKSGTGPGEFLRNALWHTGDTPGEVKLLWKDPRNIGWKDKTSYRWQLSHRPQVGYMRVKLFEGTSMVADSGVVIDTTMRGGRLGVFCFSQENIIWSNLRYRCNDTVPEDFKSHRKQVLMHIHV